In the Mus pahari chromosome 19, PAHARI_EIJ_v1.1, whole genome shotgun sequence genome, one interval contains:
- the Cxcl17 gene encoding C-X-C motif chemokine 17, producing the protein MMKLLASAFLLLLPVMLMSMVFSSPNPGVARSHGDQHRAPRRWLLEGGQECECKDWFLQAPKRKTTAVLGPPRKQCPCDHVKGSEKKNRHQKRHRKSQRPSRACQQFLKRCHLASFALPL; encoded by the exons ATGatgaagcttctagcctctgccttccttctgttGCTTCCAGTGATGCTCATGTCCATGGTCTTCAGCAGCCCGAATCCAG GGGTCGCCAGAAGCCATGGGGACCAACACCGGGCTCCTAGGAGGTGGCTCCTGGAAGGTGGCCAAGAATGTGAATGCAAAG ATTGGTTCCTGCAAGCcccaaagagaaaaaccacagcaGTGCTGGGGCCACCAAGGAAGCAGTGTCCCTGTGATCATGTCAAGGgcagtgagaaaaaaaaca GACACCAAAAACGCCACAGGAAGTCACAAAGACCCTCCAGAGCCTGCCAGCAATTTCTCAAACGATGTCACCTGGCAAGCTTTGCGCTGCCCTTATAG